In Solea senegalensis isolate Sse05_10M linkage group LG6, IFAPA_SoseM_1, whole genome shotgun sequence, one genomic interval encodes:
- the LOC122771136 gene encoding von Willebrand factor A domain-containing protein 7-like codes for MTARLTVTLLMAVSLSLPGLIHSFQPLFTFDGKSSTHLHITQRAVLWKTAEVCRDIAASEGRDFSLTIDDSLSADSVQRACSSTGGSFLSSLRYRASIAEMCFSNAKVDVVFALSEKHHFDSETFQKGRDIITSGVAAVKSSVKSDNFVAGRWILGQVCHTLQDFYSHSNWVELGNTAPYGALITPDQPLENLAGLSVPTCRNCKGQNCADNILPDVLQQGLLTSGYFNVFSSEKPQGKCSHGSFFDKTSNRDPVGGINKDDVGSSHGSLHHTAADLAVNATMELLEDIRLAVGDQNFLQLMGLSQSSALCFITKGSMSDDIATVKSVAFGFIDSKRGTEQELCLSELQVTVLQVVKIPGKPDNFTFTVDGSLKDITVYITGASSLTFKLSGPTGLSQSSSETGGPLASSTAKGNLRRLSLNADNQTGSWQITVNSNSPYSVKVAGQSSVNFLYNLVEAHEGVHADFSLKEGRPLSGSNVSLMISVTGSDIVKVTGVTLFSSSGSTEVDGSLQALGGGNFFVTFTGIPAGEFVVLLKGEDSNSATRSTTTSFQRQASTRIKTSSISVTTQVTNINVEPGSTISIPFTVAATSNGVVNDSATGTFTLRAINDRSYASTSPSTVTVAAGSGGAASGTVTLTVPSSAASGTGVTLSIEAENTADGDINYAVVRFSVTAKVTDFSRPVCQEVRTTSNCSSSVSSCSSSQWEFVASFTDGVNGTGIENVNIRKGNGTLSRKTTAGEGGEEITVVTFSTSCCKQTVELTAIDKVGNVATCVGQVRVKEMTTAARAPANRIVANTAAGGHTWSLSYRLWIIVAVSLLWN; via the exons ATGACTGCCAGGCTGACAGTCACACTCCTGATGGCAGTGAGCCTCTCGCTACCAGGCCTCATCCACAGCTTCCAGCCCCTCTTCACATTTGATGGGAAATCCAGCACTCACCTTCACATCACACAAAGGGCGGTGCTTTGGAAGACGGCTGAAGTCTGTCGGGATATCGCTGCCTCTGAGGGACGAGACTTCAGCCTGACT ATTGATGACAGCCTGTCAGCTGACAGTGTGCAAAGGGCCTGTTCTTCTACAGGTGGATCTTTCCTCTCGAGTCTCAGGTACCGCGCTTCCATTGCCGAAATGTGTTTCAGCAATGCAAAAGTGGATGTGGTGTTTGCCCTGAGTGAGAAGCACCATTTTGATAGTGAGACCTTCCAGAAGGGACGAGATATAATCACATCAG GCGTGGCTGCTGTTAAGTCCAGCGTGAAGTCGGATAACTTTGTTGCAGGGAGATGGATTCTCGGACAAGTCTGTCACACCCTCCAG GATTTCTACAGCCACAGTAACTGGGTGGAGCTGGGAAACACGGCTCCTTACGGCGCTCTCATCACACCAGACCAACCTCTTGAGAATCTGGCAG GCTTAAGTGTTCCAACCTGCAGAAACTGTAAAGGACAGAACTGTGCTGACAACATTCTGCCTGACGTGCTGCAGCAGGGGCTTCTCACTTCAGGCTACTTTAATGTCTTCTCCTCAGAAAAGCCTCAAG GTAAATGCAGTCATGGTAGCTTTTTTGACAAGACCAGCAATCGAGACCCAGTTGGGGGCATCAATAAGGATGACGTTGGGTCTAGTCATGGCTCACTTCACCACACAGCAGCTGACTTGGCAGTGAACGCCACTatggagctgctggaggacaTCAGACTGGCTGTTGGAGACCAGAACTTCCTGCA ACTGATGGGTCTCTCCCAATCCTCTGCGCTGTGTTTCATCACCAAAGGCAGTATGTCGGATGACATCGCCACAGTAAAGAGCGTTGCCTTTGGCTTCATCGACAGTAAGAGGGGAACCGAGCAGGAGTTGTGCTTGTCCGAACTACAg GTGACAGTCTTACAGGTGGTGAAGATTCCGGGAAAGCCTGacaattttacatttactgtcgATGGTTCATTAAAGGACATTACTGTGTACATCACAGGAGCCTCTTCTCTCACGTTCAAGCTCAGCGGCCCCACAG GTTTATCTCAGAGCTCAAGTGAGACCGGCGGTCCTCTGGCGTCTTCCACTGCAAAAGGAAACCTGCGTCGTTTAAGCCTCAACGCTGATAATCAAACAGGGTCATGGCAAATCACGGTGAACTCAAATAGCCCATATTCTGTGAAAGTTGCAG GTCAGAGTTCAGTGAACTTCCTTTATAACCTTGTGGAAGCACACGAAGGAGTCCATGCAGACTTCAGTCTCAAGGAGGGACGTCCTCTCTCAG GCAGTAATGTCAGCCTCATGATCtctgtgacaggaagtgacatagTAAAGGTCACAGGGGTCACTCTGTTTTCTAGCTCAGGGTCAACGGAGGTGGACGGATCACTACAG GCGTTGGGAGGGGGCAACTTCTTTGTGACATTCACTGGAATCCCAGCAGGTGAATTTGTGGTTCTTCTTAAAGGGGAGGACAGCAACTCCGCCACCAGGTCAACAACCACCAGTTTCCAGAGACAAGCCTCCACTCGGATCAAGACCTCCAGCATTTCTGTTACT ACCCAAGTCACCAACATAAACGTAGAACCGGGCTCCACCATCTCCATCCCCTTCACAGTTGCCGCAACCTCCAATGGGGTCGTCAATGACTCCGCAACGGGAACGTTCACACTACGAGCCATCAATGACCGCAGCTATGCTTCCACTTCACCCAGCACAGTCACTGTAGCGGCAGGAAGCGGAGGCGCGGCCAGCGGCACAGTGACCTTGACGGTGCCGAGCAGTGCTGCATCCGGGACTGGCGTGACCCTCAGCATTGAGGCGGAGAACACGGCTGACGGTGACATCAACTACGCTGTTGTCAGGTTCTCTGTGACTGCTAAG GTGACAGACTTTAGTCGCCCTGTGTGTCAGGAAGTCAGAACAACGTCCAACTGCTCATCCTCTGTGTCgtcctgctcttcctcccaGTGGGAATTTGTGGCTAGTTTCACCGACGGCGTAAACGGCACTGGCATTGAGAACGTCAACATACGCAAAGGGAACGGTACATTaagtagaaaaacaacagctgggGAAGGGGGAGAGGAGATTACGGTGGTTACCTTCAGCACCTCCTGCTGCAAACAGACTGTTGAGCTGACTGCTATTGACAAAGTTGGAAATGTGGCGACCTGTGTGGGACAGGTTAGAGTCAAAGAAATGACTACAGCCGCACGTGCACCTGCAAATAGGATTGTAGctaacacagcagcaggagggcACACTTGGAGCTTATCATACCGTTTGTGGATCATAGTTGCAGTTTCTCTGCTTTGGAATTGA